A stretch of Pseudomonas sp. 7SR1 DNA encodes these proteins:
- a CDS encoding AraC family transcriptional regulator, which yields MRNGSIDVLDATPRAVVAIGTDYPHGYLLPLHRHRRAQLLYGATGVMKVSTQDGNWVVPPQQAVWIPPGVAHEVLMLGVSTRSLYLEPAVITGMDSRCQVIGVSPLMRQLLIEAVELVPDYDEAGRDGALVQLLLHELPRSAPLPLHLPLPKEPRLLGLCQIFLTKPDAHASPVQWAEQLHVSLRSFNRLFRQHTSLSFSQWRQQASVLSALSRLAVGDSVTRIALDLGYDSPAAFSTMFRRILGQAPSAWLEKTTGHPSKK from the coding sequence ATGCGCAATGGTTCGATCGATGTATTGGATGCGACGCCCCGGGCTGTGGTCGCCATCGGCACCGACTATCCCCATGGATACCTGTTGCCGCTACACCGCCATCGCCGTGCGCAGTTGCTCTACGGTGCAACTGGGGTGATGAAGGTCAGCACGCAGGACGGTAACTGGGTGGTGCCGCCGCAACAGGCGGTATGGATTCCGCCAGGGGTCGCCCATGAAGTGTTGATGCTGGGCGTCAGCACGCGCAGCCTGTACCTTGAACCAGCTGTCATCACAGGCATGGACAGCCGTTGCCAGGTCATCGGCGTGTCGCCCCTGATGCGCCAGCTTCTGATAGAGGCCGTGGAGCTTGTACCGGACTACGACGAAGCCGGACGCGATGGTGCGCTGGTCCAACTGCTCTTGCATGAGCTGCCGCGCAGCGCCCCTTTGCCACTGCACCTTCCATTGCCCAAGGAGCCCCGCTTGCTGGGCCTGTGCCAGATCTTCCTGACAAAACCCGACGCCCATGCGTCGCCTGTGCAATGGGCCGAGCAGTTGCACGTCAGCCTGCGATCGTTCAATCGCCTGTTCAGGCAGCATACGTCGCTGAGTTTCAGCCAATGGCGACAACAGGCCAGCGTCCTGTCGGCATTGTCTCGATTGGCTGTAGGAGATTCAGTGACCAGGATTGCCCTTGATCTGGGCTATGACAGTCCCGCGGCGTTCTCCACGATGTTTCGAAGGATCCTGGGCCAGGCCCCGAGCGCCTGGCTGGAGAAAACCACCGGTCATCCATCAAAAAAATGA
- a CDS encoding ABC transporter substrate-binding protein gives MKKLVLLGALALSVLSLSSFADEKPLKIGIEAAYPPFASKAPDGSIVGFDYDIGNALCEEMKVKCVWVEQEFDGLIPALKVRKIDAILSSMSITEDRKKSVDFTNKYYNTPARLVMKSGTQVSESLAELKGKNIGVQRGSIHERFAREVLAPLGAEIKPYGSQNEIYLDVSAGRLDGTVADATLLDDGFLKTDAGKGFAFVGPAFTDEKYFGDGIGIAVRKGDALKDKINGAIAAIRENGKYKQIQDKYFAFDIYGK, from the coding sequence ATGAAGAAACTTGTGCTGCTTGGCGCCCTGGCACTGTCCGTGCTGTCCCTGTCGTCGTTCGCCGATGAGAAACCGCTGAAGATCGGTATCGAGGCGGCTTATCCTCCGTTCGCCTCGAAAGCCCCGGACGGCAGCATCGTCGGTTTCGACTACGACATCGGCAATGCGCTGTGCGAAGAGATGAAGGTCAAGTGTGTGTGGGTCGAGCAGGAGTTCGATGGCCTGATTCCCGCCTTGAAGGTGCGCAAGATCGACGCGATCCTGTCCTCCATGTCCATCACTGAAGATCGCAAGAAGTCCGTCGACTTCACCAACAAGTACTACAACACTCCGGCTCGCCTGGTGATGAAGTCCGGTACCCAGGTCAGCGAAAGCCTGGCCGAGCTCAAGGGCAAGAACATTGGCGTGCAGCGCGGCTCGATCCACGAGCGTTTCGCTCGCGAAGTCCTGGCCCCGCTGGGTGCCGAGATCAAGCCGTACGGCTCGCAGAACGAGATCTACCTGGATGTTTCCGCAGGTCGTCTCGACGGTACCGTGGCCGATGCCACCCTGCTGGATGACGGTTTCCTCAAGACCGACGCCGGCAAGGGGTTCGCCTTCGTGGGCCCGGCCTTCACCGACGAGAAATACTTCGGCGACGGTATCGGCATCGCGGTTCGCAAGGGTGATGCGCTGAAAGACAAGATCAATGGCGCGATCGCTGCCATTCGCGAAAATGGCAAGTACAAGCAAATCCAGGACAAGTACTTCGCCTTCGACATCTACGGCAAGTAA
- a CDS encoding GlxA family transcriptional regulator, which produces MTAHRIGFLIWPSTKALTLALAEEALRVAQRVHPEVAYELSFLQAEPPVEGTWQLPGEPWAGKLEGLQKLFLLADEPPTALASNLSSALKQLVRAGCVIGGLSAGVYPLAQLGLLDGYRAAVHWRWQDDFSERFPKVIATSHLFDWDRDRLTACGGMSVLDLLLAVLARDHGAELSGAVSEELVVERIREGGERQRIPLQNRLGSSHPKLTQAVLLMEANIEEPLTTDEIAQHVCVSRRQLERIFKQYLNRVPSQYYLELRLNKARQMLMQTSKSIIQIGLSCGFSSGPHFSSAYRNFFGATPREDRNQRRSSNPFELSSVPSERG; this is translated from the coding sequence ATGACTGCCCATCGAATTGGTTTCCTGATTTGGCCCAGCACTAAAGCCCTGACGCTGGCGCTGGCGGAGGAGGCCTTGCGTGTTGCTCAGCGGGTGCATCCGGAGGTGGCCTACGAACTCTCGTTCCTGCAGGCCGAGCCGCCGGTGGAGGGCACGTGGCAATTGCCGGGTGAACCCTGGGCGGGCAAGCTTGAAGGCCTGCAGAAGCTTTTCCTGCTGGCCGATGAGCCGCCGACCGCACTGGCCTCGAACCTGAGCAGCGCCCTCAAGCAATTGGTGCGTGCCGGCTGCGTGATCGGCGGGTTGTCCGCTGGCGTTTATCCCCTGGCCCAGTTGGGTCTGCTCGACGGTTATCGTGCAGCGGTGCATTGGCGCTGGCAGGACGATTTTTCCGAGCGTTTCCCCAAGGTCATCGCCACCAGTCACCTGTTCGACTGGGATCGCGACCGACTGACCGCGTGTGGCGGCATGTCGGTGCTCGACCTGTTGCTGGCGGTGCTGGCCCGGGATCACGGTGCCGAGCTCTCTGGCGCGGTGTCGGAAGAACTGGTGGTCGAGCGTATTCGCGAAGGTGGCGAGCGTCAGCGCATCCCGTTGCAGAACCGCCTCGGCTCCAGCCATCCGAAGCTCACCCAGGCCGTGCTGCTGATGGAAGCCAATATCGAAGAGCCGTTGACCACCGACGAAATCGCCCAGCATGTCTGCGTATCCCGCCGGCAACTGGAGCGGATCTTCAAGCAATACCTCAATCGCGTGCCGAGTCAGTATTACCTGGAGCTGCGCCTGAACAAGGCCCGGCAGATGCTGATGCAGACCAGCAAATCCATCATCCAGATCGGCTTGTCCTGCGGTTTTTCCTCGGGGCCGCATTTCTCCAGCGCCTATCGCAACTTCTTCGGTGCCACGCCGCGGGAAGATCGTAACCAGCGGCGCAGCAGCAATCCATTCGAGCTGTCTTCGGTGCCCTCCGAGCGCGGCTAG
- a CDS encoding ABC transporter permease gives MIFDYNVIFDALPLYFSGLLTTLKLLALSLFFGLLAALPLGLMRVSKQPIVNMTAWLYTYVIRGTPMLVQLFLIYYGLAQFEIVRESFLWPWLSSATFCACLAFAINTSAYTAEIIAGSLRATPNGEIEAAKAMGMSRYKLYRRILLPSALRRALPQYSNEVIMMLQTTSLASIVTLIDITGAARTVNAQYYLPFEAYITAGAFYLCLTFILVRLFKLAERRWLSYLAPRKH, from the coding sequence ATGATCTTCGACTACAACGTCATCTTCGATGCCTTGCCGCTGTACTTCAGTGGCCTGCTGACCACGCTCAAGCTGCTGGCCCTGTCGTTGTTCTTCGGCCTGCTGGCGGCGTTGCCCCTGGGGCTGATGCGGGTGTCCAAGCAGCCCATCGTCAATATGACGGCCTGGCTCTACACCTATGTGATTCGCGGCACCCCGATGCTGGTGCAGCTGTTCCTGATCTACTACGGGCTGGCGCAGTTCGAGATCGTACGCGAAAGCTTCCTCTGGCCGTGGCTGTCCAGTGCGACCTTCTGTGCATGCCTGGCATTCGCCATCAATACCAGTGCCTACACCGCCGAGATCATCGCCGGCAGCCTGCGGGCCACGCCTAACGGCGAGATCGAAGCGGCCAAGGCCATGGGCATGTCGCGCTACAAGCTGTATCGCCGGATCCTGCTGCCGTCGGCCCTGCGTCGGGCGCTGCCGCAATACAGCAACGAGGTGATCATGATGCTGCAGACCACCAGCCTGGCGTCCATCGTGACCCTGATCGACATCACCGGCGCCGCGCGCACGGTGAACGCCCAGTATTACCTGCCTTTCGAGGCTTACATCACGGCCGGTGCCTTCTACCTGTGCCTGACCTTCATCCTGGTGCGCCTGTTCAAGCTGGCCGAGCGTCGCTGGCTGAGTTACCTGGCCCCGCGCAAGCACTGA
- a CDS encoding ABC transporter ATP-binding protein, producing the protein MYKLEVQDLHKRYGSHEVLKGVSLKAAAGDVISIIGSSGSGKSTFLRCINLLEQPHAGKILLNNEELKLVAGKDGALKAADPKQLQRMRSRLSMVFQHFNLWSHMTALENIIEAPVHVLGVPKAEAREKAEHYLNKVGVAHRKDAYPGHMSGGEQQRVAIARALAMEPEVMLFDEPTSALDPELVGDVLKVMQALALEGRTMVVVTHEMGFAREVSNQLVFLHKGIVEESGNPREVLVNPQSERLQQFLSGSLK; encoded by the coding sequence ATGTACAAGCTTGAAGTCCAAGACCTGCATAAACGCTATGGCAGTCACGAAGTGCTCAAGGGCGTGTCCCTGAAGGCCGCCGCCGGGGATGTCATCAGCATCATCGGCTCCAGTGGCTCCGGCAAGAGTACATTCCTGCGTTGCATCAACCTGCTCGAGCAGCCTCACGCCGGCAAGATCCTGCTCAACAACGAAGAGCTGAAGCTGGTAGCTGGCAAGGATGGCGCCTTGAAGGCCGCTGACCCCAAGCAGCTGCAACGCATGCGTTCGCGGTTGTCGATGGTGTTCCAGCATTTCAACCTGTGGTCCCATATGACTGCGCTGGAAAACATCATCGAGGCACCCGTGCATGTGCTGGGCGTGCCCAAGGCCGAGGCCCGGGAGAAAGCCGAGCATTACCTGAACAAGGTCGGCGTGGCCCATCGCAAGGACGCCTATCCGGGCCACATGTCCGGCGGCGAGCAGCAGCGCGTGGCGATCGCCCGCGCGTTGGCGATGGAGCCGGAAGTCATGCTGTTCGACGAGCCGACCTCGGCCCTCGACCCGGAACTGGTGGGCGACGTGCTCAAGGTGATGCAGGCCCTGGCCCTGGAGGGTCGGACCATGGTGGTGGTGACCCATGAGATGGGTTTCGCCCGTGAGGTGTCGAACCAGCTGGTGTTCCTGCACAAGGGGATCGTCGAAGAAAGCGGCAACCCACGGGAAGTGCTGGTCAACCCGCAATCGGAGCGCCTGCAACAATTTCTTTCGGGCAGCCTCAAGTAA
- a CDS encoding ribonucleotide-diphosphate reductase subunit beta — translation MLSWDEFDKEDGEVAVKSTNAGHASEANMDRLDSAGGAAALEARAVTASDSAAIIRAKAALDKLDIAEGLAELEGASARVAVDEKRMINCRADLNQLVPFKYDWAWQKYLDGCANHWMPQEVNMTADIALWKNPEGLTDDERRIVMRNLGFFSTADSLVANNLVLAVYRLITNPECRQYILRQAFEEAIHTHAYQYCIESLAMDEGEIFNMYHEIPSVAKKAAWGLKYTRSISDPTFQTGTPETDKELLRNLIAYYCVLEGIFFYCGFTQILSMGRRNKMTGVAEQFQYILRDESMHLNFGIDVINQIKIENPHLWDAEMKEEATQMILQGTQLEIEYARDTMPRGVLGMNAAMMEDYLKFIANRRLSQIGLKEEYPGTTNPFPWMSEIMDLKKEKNFFETRVIEYQTGGALSWD, via the coding sequence ATGCTGAGCTGGGACGAATTCGACAAAGAAGACGGCGAAGTTGCTGTAAAAAGCACCAACGCCGGCCACGCTTCTGAAGCCAACATGGACCGCCTCGACAGTGCCGGCGGTGCCGCCGCACTGGAAGCGCGCGCCGTGACGGCCAGCGACTCGGCGGCGATCATTCGCGCCAAGGCCGCCCTCGACAAACTCGACATCGCCGAAGGCCTCGCCGAACTCGAAGGCGCCTCCGCCCGCGTCGCCGTCGATGAAAAGCGCATGATCAACTGCCGCGCCGACCTCAACCAGCTCGTGCCTTTCAAGTACGACTGGGCCTGGCAGAAGTACCTGGACGGTTGCGCAAACCACTGGATGCCGCAAGAAGTCAACATGACCGCCGACATCGCCCTCTGGAAAAACCCGGAAGGCCTGACCGACGACGAACGCCGCATCGTGATGCGCAACCTGGGCTTCTTCTCCACCGCCGACTCCCTGGTGGCCAACAACCTGGTCCTGGCCGTGTATCGCCTGATCACCAACCCGGAATGCCGCCAGTACATCCTGCGCCAGGCGTTCGAAGAGGCGATCCACACCCACGCCTACCAGTACTGCATCGAATCGCTGGCCATGGATGAAGGCGAGATCTTCAACATGTACCACGAGATCCCATCGGTGGCGAAAAAAGCCGCCTGGGGCCTGAAATACACCCGCTCCATCTCCGACCCGACGTTCCAGACCGGCACCCCGGAAACCGACAAGGAGCTGCTGCGCAACCTGATCGCCTACTACTGCGTCCTGGAAGGCATCTTCTTCTACTGCGGCTTCACCCAGATCCTCTCCATGGGCCGGCGCAACAAAATGACCGGCGTCGCCGAGCAGTTCCAATACATCCTGCGCGACGAATCCATGCACCTGAACTTCGGCATCGACGTGATCAACCAGATCAAGATCGAAAACCCGCACCTGTGGGATGCCGAGATGAAGGAAGAAGCGACCCAGATGATCCTGCAGGGTACGCAGCTGGAGATCGAATACGCCCGCGACACCATGCCTCGCGGCGTGTTGGGCATGAACGCGGCGATGATGGAAGACTATCTGAAGTTCATCGCCAACCGTCGCCTGTCGCAGATTGGTCTGAAAGAAGAGTATCCAGGCACGACTAACCCGTTCCCTTGGATGAGCGAGATCATGGACTTGAAGAAAGAGAAGAATTTCTTTGAGACTCGGGTGATTGAATACCAAACCGGCGGCGCGCTTAGCTGGGACTGA
- a CDS encoding DUF2790 domain-containing protein produces the protein MKALWVLVLGSLCASAMADEVPTDVAQQQPAIEEYTYSTHLDIAKVIYMSEIPNVCEVVPAKMEYEDSKGQLHILRYSIMGNGCSNG, from the coding sequence ATGAAAGCTCTATGGGTCCTGGTCCTCGGCAGTCTTTGCGCCAGCGCAATGGCAGACGAGGTCCCGACCGATGTCGCACAGCAACAACCGGCCATCGAGGAGTACACCTACTCCACCCACCTGGACATCGCCAAAGTCATTTACATGAGCGAGATTCCGAACGTCTGCGAAGTGGTCCCGGCGAAGATGGAATACGAAGATTCGAAGGGCCAGCTCCACATCCTTCGCTACAGCATCATGGGCAACGGTTGCTCCAACGGCTGA
- the acs gene encoding acetate--CoA ligase — protein sequence MSAASLYPVRPEVAASTLTDEATYKAMYQQSVVNPDGFWREQAKRLDWIKPFTTVKQTSFDDHHVDIKWFADGTLNVSYNCLDRHLAERGDQVAIIWEGDDPAESRKITYRELHEEVCKFANALRGQDVHRGDVVTIYMPMIPEAVVAMLACARIGAIHSVVFGGFSPEALAGRIIDCRSKVVITADEGIRAGKKIPLKANVDDALTNPETSSIQKVIVCKRTAGNIKWNQHRDIWYEDLMKVAGTVCAPKEMGAEEALFILYTSGSTGKPKGVQHTTAGYLLYAALTHERVFDYKPGEIYWCTADVGWVTGHSYIVYGPLANGATTLLFEGVPNYPDITRVAQVIDKHKVNILYTAPTAIRAMMASGTAAVDGADGSSLRLLGSVGEPINPEAWDWYYKNVGKERCPIVDTWWQTETGGVLISPLPGATALKPGSATRPFFGVVPALVDNLGNLIEGAAEGNLVILDSWPGQARTLYGDHDRFVDTYFKTFSGMYFTGDGARRDEDGYYWITGRVDDVLNVSGHRMGTAEIESAMVAHPKVAEAAVVGVPHDIKGQGIYVYVTLNAGEETSEALRLELKNWVRKEIGPIASPDVIQWAPGLPKTRSGKIMRRILRKIATAEYDSLGDISTLADPSVVAHLIETHKTMNVA from the coding sequence ATGAGTGCGGCTTCCCTGTATCCCGTTCGTCCCGAGGTAGCGGCCAGTACGCTGACTGACGAGGCGACCTACAAGGCCATGTACCAGCAGTCGGTGGTCAACCCGGATGGTTTCTGGCGCGAGCAGGCCAAGCGCCTCGACTGGATCAAGCCGTTCACCACGGTGAAGCAGACATCCTTCGACGATCACCACGTCGACATCAAGTGGTTCGCCGATGGCACCCTGAACGTGTCCTACAACTGCCTCGACCGCCATCTGGCCGAGCGCGGTGACCAGGTGGCGATCATCTGGGAGGGCGACGACCCTGCCGAGAGCCGCAAGATCACTTATCGCGAGCTGCATGAAGAAGTGTGCAAGTTCGCCAACGCCCTGCGTGGCCAGGACGTGCACCGCGGCGACGTAGTGACGATCTACATGCCGATGATTCCCGAGGCCGTGGTCGCCATGCTGGCCTGTGCCCGGATCGGCGCGATCCACTCGGTGGTATTCGGTGGCTTCTCCCCCGAGGCGCTGGCCGGCCGGATCATCGACTGCAGGTCCAAAGTGGTGATCACTGCCGACGAAGGCATTCGTGCCGGCAAGAAGATCCCCCTCAAGGCCAACGTCGACGATGCGCTGACCAACCCGGAAACCAGCAGCATCCAGAAAGTCATCGTGTGCAAGCGCACCGCTGGCAACATCAAGTGGAACCAGCACCGCGACATCTGGTACGAAGACTTGATGAAGGTGGCGGGTACCGTTTGCGCGCCGAAGGAGATGGGTGCCGAAGAGGCGCTGTTCATCCTCTATACCTCCGGTTCCACCGGCAAGCCCAAGGGGGTGCAGCACACCACCGCCGGCTACTTGCTGTATGCGGCCCTGACCCACGAGCGCGTGTTCGACTACAAGCCGGGCGAGATCTACTGGTGCACCGCCGACGTCGGCTGGGTCACCGGCCACAGCTACATCGTCTATGGACCGCTGGCCAATGGCGCGACCACCTTGCTGTTCGAAGGCGTGCCGAACTATCCGGACATCACCCGCGTCGCGCAGGTCATCGACAAGCACAAGGTCAATATCCTCTACACCGCGCCGACCGCCATCCGCGCGATGATGGCTTCGGGTACCGCCGCTGTCGACGGTGCCGATGGCAGCAGCCTGCGCCTGTTGGGGTCGGTGGGCGAGCCGATCAACCCGGAAGCCTGGGACTGGTACTACAAGAACGTGGGCAAGGAGCGTTGCCCGATCGTCGACACCTGGTGGCAGACCGAAACCGGTGGCGTGCTGATCAGCCCGTTGCCAGGTGCCACAGCCTTGAAGCCGGGTTCGGCCACGCGGCCATTCTTCGGCGTGGTACCGGCGTTGGTGGACAACCTCGGCAACCTGATCGAAGGCGCCGCCGAAGGCAACCTGGTGATCCTCGATTCGTGGCCAGGCCAGGCGCGGACGCTGTACGGCGACCATGACCGTTTCGTCGATACCTACTTCAAGACCTTCAGCGGCATGTACTTCACCGGTGACGGTGCGCGTCGTGATGAGGATGGGTACTACTGGATCACCGGTCGGGTGGACGACGTGCTCAACGTATCCGGCCACCGCATGGGCACCGCCGAGATCGAAAGCGCCATGGTCGCCCACCCGAAAGTCGCCGAAGCGGCGGTGGTCGGTGTGCCGCACGACATCAAGGGGCAGGGCATCTATGTCTACGTCACCCTGAATGCCGGCGAGGAAACCAGCGAGGCCCTGCGCCTGGAACTGAAGAACTGGGTGCGCAAGGAGATCGGCCCGATTGCGTCGCCGGATGTGATTCAGTGGGCGCCGGGGCTGCCGAAAACCCGTTCGGGCAAGATCATGCGCCGTATCCTGCGCAAGATCGCTACGGCCGAATACGACAGCCTGGGTGATATCTCCACCCTGGCCGATCCGAGCGTAGTGGCGCACCTGATCGAGACCCACAAGACCATGAACGTCGCCTGA
- a CDS encoding ABC transporter permease — MLKGYGAVILDGAWLTLQLALSSMALAIVLGLIGVALRLSPVRWLAWLGDLYSTVIRGIPDLVLILLIFYGGQDLLNRVAPLLGYDDYIDLNPLAAGIGTLGFIFGAYLSETFRGAFMAIPKGQAEAGMAYGMSGVQVFFRVLVPQMIRLAIPGFTNNWLVLTKATALISVVGLQDMMFKAKQAADATREPFTFFLAVAAMYLVITSVSLLALRHLEKRYSVGVRAADL, encoded by the coding sequence ATGTTGAAAGGCTACGGGGCTGTCATCCTCGATGGCGCATGGTTGACGCTTCAGCTCGCCTTGTCGTCCATGGCTCTGGCCATCGTCCTGGGGCTGATCGGCGTCGCGTTGCGGCTCTCGCCGGTGCGCTGGCTGGCTTGGCTGGGCGACCTGTATTCCACGGTCATCCGGGGTATCCCCGACCTGGTGCTGATCCTGCTGATCTTCTACGGTGGCCAGGATCTGCTCAACCGTGTCGCGCCGCTGCTCGGGTATGACGACTACATCGACCTGAACCCGCTGGCGGCCGGCATCGGCACCCTGGGCTTCATCTTCGGTGCGTACCTGTCGGAAACCTTTCGTGGTGCGTTCATGGCGATTCCCAAGGGCCAGGCCGAGGCGGGCATGGCGTATGGCATGAGCGGCGTCCAGGTGTTTTTCCGGGTGCTGGTGCCGCAGATGATTCGCCTGGCGATTCCGGGCTTCACCAACAATTGGCTGGTGTTGACCAAGGCTACCGCACTGATCTCGGTGGTGGGCCTGCAAGACATGATGTTCAAGGCCAAGCAGGCGGCGGATGCCACTCGCGAGCCTTTTACCTTCTTCCTGGCAGTGGCGGCGATGTATCTGGTGATCACCAGTGTCTCGTTGCTGGCATTGCGTCACCTCGAGAAGCGCTACTCGGTAGGCGTAAGGGCGGCTGATCTATGA
- a CDS encoding sulfite exporter TauE/SafE family protein, with protein MSYLLLACFGCLSGVTAVLFGFGGGFVVVPLIYRWLMARHANDAIGESAMHIAVATSTCVMIVNALVATRKHQRAGQLLAHYLWPFGAFIALGAALGAMTATWMSGEIIRYVFSAYLALTILDCLLRRGFLTRQSDVVPRSLSTLETTLGGTAVGIIATFLGVGGSVMTVPLLRRCGLSMSQATSMANPLSLPVALAGTVTYMALAGLTGADLGPWFVGYVDLLAFAVLTLGAVLGIRLAMPWVGRIPDRLHARVYVGLLMVVMGAMLSG; from the coding sequence ATGTCCTACCTATTGCTCGCCTGTTTCGGCTGCCTGAGCGGCGTGACCGCCGTGCTGTTCGGGTTTGGCGGCGGCTTTGTCGTCGTACCGCTGATCTACCGCTGGCTGATGGCACGTCACGCTAATGACGCCATCGGTGAGTCGGCGATGCACATCGCCGTGGCGACCTCCACCTGCGTCATGATCGTCAACGCTCTGGTCGCGACCCGAAAACACCAGCGCGCCGGTCAGTTGCTTGCTCATTACCTGTGGCCGTTCGGTGCCTTCATCGCCCTGGGCGCGGCCCTCGGTGCGATGACTGCCACCTGGATGAGCGGCGAAATCATTCGCTACGTCTTCAGCGCCTACCTGGCCCTGACCATTCTGGATTGCTTGCTACGGCGAGGTTTTCTTACACGCCAGAGCGACGTCGTCCCTCGCTCCCTGTCGACACTGGAGACGACGTTGGGAGGTACTGCTGTCGGAATCATCGCCACGTTCCTGGGTGTCGGTGGCAGTGTCATGACTGTGCCGCTGCTTCGCCGGTGTGGCTTGAGCATGTCCCAGGCTACATCGATGGCAAATCCACTGAGCTTGCCTGTCGCTTTGGCTGGTACCGTTACCTACATGGCTTTGGCCGGCCTCACCGGAGCTGACCTCGGGCCGTGGTTCGTCGGATATGTGGACCTGCTGGCGTTCGCTGTACTCACGCTCGGTGCGGTACTGGGCATCCGCCTGGCAATGCCATGGGTCGGGCGGATACCGGATCGACTGCATGCGCGGGTATATGTCGGGCTGCTGATGGTGGTGATGGGCGCAATGTTGTCGGGGTAG